One stretch of Paenibacillus sp. FSL R5-0341 DNA includes these proteins:
- a CDS encoding amidohydrolase encodes MKQAYWLTNVTVEQSYVREGEQVTGTRTSPAHLRIEDGVIAAIVDGNNPLSSDLPQVDGKGLLLLPSFEEAHIHLDKTYYDGPWAAVKRISSIFDRIEEEKVLLPKLLPDAKRQAESILTLIQGYGSTHVRSHCNIEPVSGLKRLEATRQALESFSGKISSEIVAFPQHGLLRSNSVELMGQAMKEGATHVGGLDPHTVDEQIEKSLNAMVELAVQHQAGIDIHLHDGGHAGKQTLLELANLTEAAGLQGKVTVSHAFWFAHAEQQEAEDMAQRMASLGMSIASTVPIGRTMMPLPMLHRMGVNVKLATDSLTDHWSPFGNGDLLEKAGRFAELYGYSDELSLSQSLAFVTGGITPLNSHGQQVWPKVGDAASFVLVHASCSAEAVARRSARQAVWYKGQLVSGSTSD; translated from the coding sequence ATGAAGCAGGCCTACTGGTTAACCAATGTGACTGTGGAGCAGAGTTATGTTCGAGAAGGAGAACAGGTGACGGGGACACGGACAAGCCCTGCTCATCTGCGGATTGAAGATGGAGTGATCGCGGCGATCGTGGATGGAAACAACCCGTTGTCTAGTGATCTACCACAAGTAGATGGCAAGGGACTTTTGCTGCTGCCTTCGTTCGAGGAGGCACATATTCATCTGGATAAAACCTACTACGATGGGCCGTGGGCAGCGGTTAAACGGATCTCCAGTATTTTCGATCGCATTGAAGAAGAGAAGGTTCTGTTGCCCAAGCTGCTACCAGATGCGAAGCGTCAAGCGGAGAGTATTCTGACCTTGATCCAGGGGTATGGCTCCACACATGTGCGTAGTCATTGCAATATTGAACCCGTTAGTGGGTTGAAAAGACTGGAAGCAACGCGGCAGGCTTTGGAATCATTTTCGGGCAAAATCTCTTCGGAAATCGTGGCTTTCCCGCAGCATGGACTGCTTCGCTCCAATTCAGTGGAGCTTATGGGTCAAGCGATGAAGGAAGGTGCAACACATGTGGGCGGACTTGATCCTCATACGGTGGACGAACAGATCGAGAAATCACTGAACGCCATGGTTGAACTGGCTGTTCAGCACCAGGCGGGCATAGATATTCATCTGCATGATGGTGGGCACGCCGGCAAACAAACGTTGCTGGAACTCGCGAATCTGACCGAAGCAGCAGGGCTTCAGGGCAAAGTTACCGTGAGTCATGCGTTCTGGTTCGCCCACGCAGAACAGCAGGAAGCAGAAGATATGGCGCAGCGAATGGCTTCGCTTGGGATGAGCATTGCTTCCACGGTGCCCATTGGCAGAACGATGATGCCCCTTCCCATGCTCCACCGTATGGGCGTGAACGTGAAGCTGGCAACAGATAGCCTGACGGATCATTGGTCTCCTTTTGGCAATGGGGATCTGCTTGAGAAAGCAGGACGCTTCGCAGAACTGTATGGATATAGTGATGAACTGTCCTTGTCTCAATCTTTGGCATTCGTAACAGGCGGTATCACACCGCTGAATTCACATGGGCAGCAGGTATGGCCGAAGGTAGGTGATGCAGCGAGTTTTGTACTGGTTCATGCAAGTTGTTCGGCGGAAGCTGTTGCGCGGCGATCTGCGCGGCAGGCCGTATGGTACAAGGGGCAATTGGTGAGCGGATCGACATCGGATTGA
- a CDS encoding methylated-DNA--[protein]-cysteine S-methyltransferase → MRKKLMYTTMQLDGRPWVLLATEQGLCRVVMPNETLEDWNGWIQKVAPGVELEENEHALKQTGMMDWLQSYFAEEPVAYTDEIPLDLIGTNFQQEVWRELGRVPYGEIRTYGDIAAAIGRPSAVRAVGAANGANPIPVLLPCHRIIGANRKLTGFRGGLEMKRRLLDIEQIEGVTDGGHARFHF, encoded by the coding sequence ATGAGAAAAAAGTTGATGTACACCACGATGCAGTTGGACGGTCGTCCATGGGTGCTGCTCGCTACGGAACAGGGATTGTGCCGAGTGGTCATGCCCAATGAAACACTGGAGGACTGGAACGGCTGGATACAGAAAGTTGCACCTGGCGTGGAACTGGAAGAGAACGAGCATGCGCTGAAACAAACAGGCATGATGGACTGGTTGCAGTCCTATTTTGCAGAGGAACCGGTGGCTTATACAGATGAGATCCCACTGGACTTGATCGGAACTAACTTCCAGCAGGAGGTATGGAGAGAGCTAGGGCGTGTGCCTTACGGTGAAATTCGGACCTATGGTGACATCGCTGCAGCGATTGGAAGACCCTCAGCTGTACGAGCGGTGGGTGCTGCAAATGGAGCCAACCCGATTCCGGTTCTGTTACCCTGCCACCGTATTATCGGAGCCAATCGCAAGCTGACCGGATTCCGTGGAGGCCTGGAGATGAAGCGCAGACTGCTGGATATCGAACAGATTGAGGGCGTGACCGATGGAGGACATGCACGGTTTCATTTTTAA
- a CDS encoding DNA alkylation repair protein codes for MEIDIRTQLLSLAEPEYQKFSAALIPNITNVLGVRLPVLRKIAKQLAAGDWRTYLETADDEYFEEVMLQAMVIGHVQADLDELLKAIEAFVPKIDNWSVCDSFCAGLKYTKMHSEPMWTFLQPYLRSDQEYEIRFGVVMLLNFYLDERYIDQVLSALDQIRHEAYYVKMAVAWAISMAYVKQPEVTMRYLKHNTLDDFTYNKALQKITESYRVDPETKQMIRSMKRKVKKQATS; via the coding sequence GTGGAAATAGATATCAGAACACAATTGCTCAGCTTGGCTGAGCCGGAGTATCAGAAATTCTCGGCTGCGCTCATTCCTAATATCACGAATGTACTAGGTGTGAGATTGCCAGTCTTACGAAAGATTGCCAAACAGCTTGCCGCCGGAGACTGGCGCACATATCTGGAGACGGCAGATGATGAATACTTTGAAGAAGTGATGCTGCAAGCGATGGTGATTGGACATGTACAGGCCGATCTGGACGAGCTGCTGAAGGCCATTGAAGCATTTGTGCCGAAGATCGATAACTGGTCAGTGTGCGACAGCTTCTGTGCGGGACTAAAATATACGAAGATGCATTCGGAGCCAATGTGGACGTTCTTGCAGCCCTATCTGCGATCAGATCAGGAATATGAAATCCGGTTTGGCGTGGTGATGCTGTTGAATTTTTATCTGGATGAGAGATATATCGATCAGGTTCTAAGCGCATTGGATCAGATTAGGCACGAGGCGTATTACGTGAAAATGGCAGTCGCTTGGGCCATCTCGATGGCCTATGTGAAACAACCTGAAGTGACCATGCGCTATCTGAAGCATAATACCCTGGACGATTTTACGTATAATAAGGCACTTCAGAAAATCACGGAATCTTATCGCGTTGACCCGGAGACCAAGCAGATGATTCGCAGTATGAAACGTAAGGTGAAGAAGCAGGCTACGTCCTAG
- the mgtE gene encoding magnesium transporter — protein MKESDSKKDFSVEEITEQLVQHIQSRNLSDFYKLVKELHPYDLSLVYKKFPEEETNRFLLLFKPDALADLAETLKLHEQIQLFERLGPERTLEVMQQMDKSDLIRFMHDLPAKRREELLSNMNLDHSAIIRSVLNYPPETAGRIMTDQYRTLLAHETAKEALRQSQGTMHISASSYLYVTDNEGKLVGVVSYRSLALADDKTQVEELMTRRVIHATVDMDQEEAAQLLQRYEFMALPVVDENHRLCGVIQMDDVIDIIMDEASEDLAKMGGGSKDIDFDTKPLVAVRRRLPWLILLLLIGLISGSIVDFFEDTLNQVVALAFFMPMIAGMTGNTGTQSLAVVVRGLIGRKLDKATVLALIGREIKVGTMIGLVCGLLITVIAYFWQGDWLLGAIIGVSLFLTLVIGTLTGTCIPLLLSRFKVDPAVASGPLITTLNDILSLFIYFGIATRFLDALM, from the coding sequence ATGAAAGAATCTGATTCCAAGAAAGATTTCTCTGTTGAAGAGATCACCGAACAACTCGTACAACATATTCAATCGCGGAACCTTTCCGATTTCTATAAATTGGTGAAAGAACTGCATCCCTACGACCTCTCACTCGTATATAAAAAGTTCCCTGAAGAAGAGACCAATCGGTTTCTGCTCCTGTTCAAACCCGATGCCCTGGCGGATCTCGCCGAGACTCTGAAGCTGCACGAACAGATTCAACTGTTTGAACGACTCGGCCCAGAACGAACGCTTGAAGTCATGCAGCAGATGGACAAAAGTGATTTGATCCGGTTCATGCACGATTTGCCTGCCAAACGCAGAGAAGAATTGCTGTCCAACATGAATCTGGATCACTCAGCCATTATCCGGTCCGTACTTAATTATCCGCCGGAGACGGCAGGACGCATCATGACAGATCAGTACCGGACCCTGCTCGCCCATGAGACAGCGAAGGAAGCCTTACGACAATCGCAAGGTACCATGCATATCTCCGCCTCCAGTTACCTCTATGTGACCGATAATGAAGGCAAACTGGTCGGTGTCGTGAGTTATCGCTCCCTCGCCTTGGCCGACGACAAGACTCAAGTTGAAGAACTGATGACTCGGCGGGTAATCCATGCAACGGTGGATATGGACCAGGAAGAAGCCGCACAGCTTTTGCAGCGTTATGAGTTTATGGCGCTTCCGGTGGTAGATGAGAATCATAGATTATGCGGTGTCATCCAAATGGATGATGTCATTGATATTATTATGGACGAAGCAAGCGAGGATTTGGCCAAGATGGGTGGTGGCAGCAAGGATATCGATTTTGATACCAAACCGCTCGTGGCGGTCAGACGCAGACTTCCGTGGCTCATTCTTTTGCTGTTGATTGGCCTAATCTCGGGAAGCATTGTGGATTTCTTCGAGGATACACTGAATCAGGTTGTCGCACTGGCGTTCTTCATGCCGATGATCGCGGGTATGACGGGGAACACAGGGACGCAGTCTCTGGCTGTTGTGGTACGCGGACTGATTGGACGCAAGCTCGACAAAGCCACCGTACTCGCACTGATTGGTCGGGAGATCAAAGTTGGCACGATGATAGGCTTGGTATGCGGCTTACTTATCACCGTCATTGCTTATTTCTGGCAAGGGGATTGGCTGCTAGGCGCCATTATTGGGGTGTCTCTGTTCCTCACTCTCGTCATTGGTACACTGACAGGTACCTGTATCCCGCTTCTACTTAGTCGCTTCAAAGTCGACCCAGCTGTCGCCTCTGGCCCATTAATCACCACATTGAATGATATCTTGTCCCTGTTTATCTATTTTGGGATTGCCACACGTTTCCTCGATGCCTTGATGTAG
- a CDS encoding LysE family transporter has product MNLASFLIYCIVVTFTPGPSNIVILSSVQQVGARQTMQYVWGATLAFGLLLAASAFLNHLLAGVLPLILKVMQIVGGLYMVYLAYQIYKMGTTEDAPKQITGFWNGFIMQFVNPKVVLFTFTVIPSYVLPFYQSSFSSFLFVLLITFIGFLAYSSWVVFGTVFKKLLNRHQKLLSILMALFLLYSAIIVSGLI; this is encoded by the coding sequence ATGAATCTTGCATCTTTTTTAATCTACTGCATCGTCGTTACGTTCACCCCAGGCCCCAGTAATATCGTAATTCTTTCTTCCGTGCAACAGGTTGGGGCGCGTCAAACGATGCAATATGTGTGGGGAGCTACGCTGGCATTTGGTCTGTTGCTTGCCGCTTCAGCTTTTCTCAATCATCTTCTTGCGGGAGTGTTACCCTTAATTCTGAAGGTGATGCAGATTGTCGGCGGCCTGTATATGGTGTATCTGGCGTACCAGATTTACAAGATGGGTACCACTGAGGATGCACCGAAACAAATTACCGGATTCTGGAACGGTTTCATCATGCAATTTGTGAATCCAAAGGTGGTCTTGTTTACTTTCACTGTCATTCCAAGTTATGTATTGCCCTTTTATCAAAGTTCATTTTCATCGTTTCTGTTCGTGCTACTTATTACCTTTATTGGATTTCTCGCCTATTCCAGTTGGGTTGTGTTTGGTACGGTTTTCAAGAAGTTATTGAATCGCCACCAAAAATTACTAAGTATTCTCATGGCCCTTTTTTTGTTATACTCAGCCATTATAGTATCCGGATTGATCTAA
- a CDS encoding AraC family transcriptional regulator → MERFNYKKSQDVLALSASFTDFTYKKHCHEEYAVGVTLRGIQQYNLDGQYQASHQNGVMLFNREQSHDGSSYDKAGIDYVMLYLKPDLVEEIIGKKELRFATPIVYEPELAWSILMLNDAVQHRQDEAQCSERVFDLVHLLAQKEMDTKLWLPQDNLVRKAKEIMFCSTEDVLKLDNLSSEFGMSKFQFIREFKSHAGISPYQFFLNCKVERARQSIETHKDVYAAVADCGFVDLTHLNRHFKRVFGVTAYEYMLQLNYTN, encoded by the coding sequence ATGGAACGGTTTAATTATAAAAAGTCGCAAGACGTGCTGGCACTATCCGCCAGCTTTACCGATTTCACCTATAAAAAGCATTGCCACGAAGAGTATGCGGTTGGCGTAACCCTGCGCGGTATTCAACAATACAATTTGGATGGACAATATCAGGCTTCTCACCAAAATGGTGTCATGCTGTTCAACCGTGAACAGTCCCATGATGGAAGCTCCTATGATAAAGCTGGTATTGACTATGTGATGCTGTATTTGAAGCCCGATTTGGTAGAAGAGATTATAGGTAAAAAGGAATTGCGTTTCGCAACTCCCATCGTCTATGAACCTGAACTTGCATGGAGCATTCTGATGCTGAACGATGCCGTTCAACACAGACAGGACGAAGCCCAGTGCAGCGAACGGGTCTTCGATCTGGTTCACCTTCTGGCACAGAAGGAAATGGATACGAAGCTCTGGTTGCCTCAGGACAACCTGGTCCGCAAAGCCAAGGAGATTATGTTTTGCAGCACCGAAGATGTGCTCAAGCTGGACAACCTGAGTTCCGAATTTGGCATGTCCAAGTTTCAATTTATCCGTGAATTCAAATCACATGCTGGCATATCACCCTACCAATTTTTCTTGAATTGCAAGGTTGAGCGTGCCCGTCAGTCCATCGAAACACACAAGGACGTCTATGCTGCTGTTGCCGATTGTGGATTCGTCGATCTGACCCATCTGAACCGACATTTCAAACGGGTATTTGGCGTCACCGCTTATGAATACATGTTGCAGCTAAACTATACAAATTGA
- a CDS encoding phosphatase PAP2 family protein: MHNWKKNISFPLLVAALCMIAFVSIALSISDNQIHRFDDTLIGWIQGLESPGMTQFMHLFTWIGSEMPVVFITIIAMIVLYVCLRHKRELLFLACVLAGSTLLNALLKLVFQRARPTINRIIEVSGYSFPSGHSMAAFSLYGGLAFLIWKHVPTVTGRVLMIIASAVFILTIGISRIYLGVHYPSDIVGGYFLSGCWLSTCIWFYRRHLERMSQLQSRRLA, from the coding sequence ATGCACAACTGGAAAAAGAATATCTCATTCCCGCTGCTCGTTGCAGCGTTATGCATGATCGCCTTTGTAAGCATCGCCCTGTCCATCAGTGACAACCAGATTCATCGATTTGATGATACGCTGATCGGCTGGATTCAGGGGTTGGAGTCCCCCGGCATGACGCAATTCATGCACCTGTTTACCTGGATCGGCAGTGAAATGCCTGTGGTCTTCATTACCATCATCGCCATGATTGTGTTATACGTTTGCCTGCGACACAAACGCGAACTACTCTTCCTGGCTTGTGTACTTGCAGGTTCAACCCTGTTAAATGCTTTGCTCAAACTGGTATTCCAGCGTGCCAGACCTACTATTAACCGAATTATTGAAGTGAGCGGGTACAGCTTCCCTAGCGGCCATTCCATGGCTGCATTTAGTCTGTATGGTGGACTGGCCTTTCTGATCTGGAAACATGTTCCTACCGTCACCGGACGTGTGTTGATGATTATTGCCAGTGCCGTCTTTATACTCACCATTGGTATAAGTCGTATCTATTTGGGTGTTCATTATCCAAGTGATATCGTTGGCGGATACTTTTTAAGTGGGTGTTGGCTCTCCACCTGCATATGGTTTTACCGGCGTCACTTGGAGCGCATGTCCCAACTGCAGTCCAGAAGACTGGCATAG
- a CDS encoding glycoside hydrolase family 1 protein, which produces MTMKEGFYWGGATAANQFEGGWNQGGKGPSTSDMMTGGTHTIPRRITPVLEEGTYYPSHEAVDFYGHYKEDIAMMAEMGFKMFRMSINWSRIYPNGYDLEPNEEGLQFYDNVFAELKKYNIEPLVTISHYETPFGLTQKYNGWASREVIDCYIRYCTTLFNRYKDQVKYWLTFNEINILTMPMGAYMGAGILLEGKEALTDGIDNPQTRFQALHHQFVASAKAVKLGHEINPEFKIGCMVAFMTTYPNTCNPDDMLLAQKKDQLSNMICGDVQVRGAYPGFAKRFFAEEGIQIEMQPGDEQTLREGCVDFYSFSYYMSLVESADQTLERAEGNLLGGIKNPYLEASDWGWQIDPKGLRYTLNHLYDRYQIPLMVVENGLGAVDVVEEDGSIQDDYRIDYLKGHIEQMKEAVADGVDLIAYTMWGCIDLVSASTGEMKKRYGFIHVNKDNDGNGDLSRTPKKSFHWYKKVIESNGEEL; this is translated from the coding sequence CCAATCAATTCGAGGGTGGATGGAACCAAGGTGGCAAGGGGCCAAGCACGTCTGACATGATGACAGGGGGAACCCACACGATTCCACGCCGGATTACGCCTGTCTTGGAAGAGGGCACGTATTATCCGAGCCATGAAGCGGTTGATTTTTACGGACATTACAAAGAAGATATTGCCATGATGGCAGAGATGGGCTTCAAAATGTTCCGCATGTCCATCAACTGGTCCCGGATCTATCCGAACGGTTACGATCTAGAGCCAAACGAAGAGGGATTGCAGTTCTACGATAATGTCTTTGCCGAGTTGAAAAAATACAATATTGAGCCGCTCGTAACGATTTCCCATTATGAAACGCCATTCGGTCTGACACAGAAGTATAACGGCTGGGCTTCCCGTGAAGTTATCGATTGTTATATCCGTTATTGTACAACCCTCTTTAATCGATACAAGGATCAGGTCAAATACTGGCTGACGTTCAACGAAATCAACATTTTGACAATGCCAATGGGTGCTTATATGGGTGCAGGTATCTTGTTGGAAGGCAAAGAAGCCTTGACGGATGGAATCGATAATCCACAGACTCGTTTCCAGGCACTGCATCACCAATTTGTTGCAAGTGCTAAAGCGGTAAAACTGGGACATGAGATCAACCCTGAGTTCAAAATTGGCTGTATGGTTGCGTTCATGACCACCTATCCAAACACATGTAATCCGGACGACATGCTGCTTGCACAGAAGAAAGACCAGCTGTCCAACATGATCTGTGGTGATGTACAGGTTCGTGGAGCGTATCCTGGATTCGCCAAACGTTTCTTCGCCGAAGAAGGCATTCAGATCGAGATGCAACCGGGAGACGAGCAGACCCTGCGTGAAGGCTGCGTAGACTTCTATTCCTTCAGTTATTACATGTCTCTGGTTGAAAGTGCGGATCAGACGCTGGAGAGAGCAGAAGGTAATCTGTTAGGCGGTATCAAAAATCCATATCTCGAAGCTTCCGACTGGGGCTGGCAGATCGATCCGAAAGGATTGCGTTACACTTTAAATCATCTGTATGATCGTTATCAAATTCCACTGATGGTGGTCGAGAACGGCCTGGGCGCTGTAGATGTGGTCGAGGAAGACGGCTCCATTCAGGATGACTATCGCATTGATTATCTGAAAGGTCACATTGAACAAATGAAAGAAGCAGTAGCTGACGGCGTAGATCTCATTGCCTACACGATGTGGGGATGTATCGACCTTGTTAGCGCATCCACTGGAGAGATGAAGAAGCGTTATGGCTTCATTCATGTTAACAAGGACAACGATGGTAACGGAGACTTGAGCAGAACACCGAAGAAGAGTTTCCACTGGTACAAAAAAGTCATTGAATCCAATGGTGAAGAGCTATAA